One genomic window of Marinobacter adhaerens HP15 includes the following:
- the gspH gene encoding type II secretion system minor pseudopilin GspH, producing the protein MQVRSRQTGFTLIEILVVLVVVGLLASLAVFTMGGSSQQRELENEVRELYLLMQTASEQAVLNNLELGLKLEEDGYQFVAYQDQTGDWKASGERMFRARSLPEWLTVTEFIESDAPRLASSEDTLLPDVVFFSSGETTPFELEFTIGNGSDTMHVLASDGVSPMEWRKPGDEGSSG; encoded by the coding sequence GTGCAGGTCAGATCCCGACAGACCGGTTTCACCCTGATTGAAATACTGGTGGTCCTGGTGGTTGTGGGTCTGCTGGCTTCGCTTGCCGTGTTTACCATGGGGGGAAGCTCCCAGCAGCGCGAACTGGAAAATGAGGTCCGGGAGCTGTACCTGCTTATGCAGACAGCCTCGGAGCAGGCGGTTCTGAATAATCTGGAGCTGGGCCTGAAGCTGGAGGAAGACGGCTACCAGTTCGTGGCTTACCAGGATCAGACCGGCGACTGGAAGGCCTCGGGTGAGCGTATGTTCCGGGCCCGGAGCCTGCCGGAATGGCTCACTGTCACCGAGTTCATCGAAAGCGACGCGCCAAGGCTGGCATCATCCGAAGATACGCTGTTGCCGGACGTCGTTTTTTTCTCCAGTGGCGAGACAACGCCGTTCGAGCTTGAGTTCACCATCGGAAACGGGTCAGACACGATGCACGTTCTGGCCTCGGATGGGGTGTCGCCCATGGAGTGGCGCAAACCGGGCGATGAGGGGAGCAGCGGGTGA
- a CDS encoding FGGY-family carbohydrate kinase, producing the protein MPAEPLILAIDNGTQSVRALLFDTRGNLVGKGKQEIEPYFSREPGWAEQHPDYFWEQLGEACQLLWNSTNATPDQVAGVTVTTQRGTVINLDENGQPLRPAIIWLDQRHARVEGSVKGPWGWLFKVARLEDTINRFREKTQANWIAQNEPEIWAKTRYFLLLSGYLNYRLTGEFRDSTGSQVGYLPFDYKKHRWAGRRDFKWQTMPVEPSMLPELVAPGETLGHLTDEACKHLGLAKSLPVIAAASDKACEILGSGGLTPDIGCMSYGTTATINTTSQRYVEPIRLMPPYPSALPGHYSTEVMIYRGFWMVSWFKREFGLREQKLAEERGIEPEALFDELVKAVPPGSMGLMLQPYWSPGVRQPGPEAKGSIIGFGDVHTRSHIYRAILEGLAYALREGKEKIEKRSGVKIRKLRVAGGGSQSDAAMQLTADVFGLPAERPHTYETSGLGAAIDAAVGLGLHPDFDTAVANMTRVGDVFHPNEETRALYQRLYSEVYLKMYPQLQPLYRKIREITDYPR; encoded by the coding sequence ATGCCAGCTGAGCCGCTCATCCTGGCCATCGACAATGGCACCCAGAGCGTTCGGGCGCTGCTCTTCGATACCCGTGGCAATCTGGTGGGCAAAGGCAAGCAGGAAATAGAGCCCTATTTTTCGAGAGAGCCCGGCTGGGCCGAGCAGCACCCGGACTACTTCTGGGAGCAGCTCGGGGAAGCCTGCCAATTGCTCTGGAACTCCACAAACGCGACACCGGATCAGGTTGCCGGCGTTACCGTGACCACCCAACGCGGCACCGTCATAAATCTGGATGAAAATGGACAGCCTCTACGCCCGGCAATCATCTGGCTCGACCAGCGACATGCAAGGGTCGAAGGCTCCGTCAAAGGGCCCTGGGGATGGCTGTTCAAAGTTGCCCGTCTGGAAGACACTATCAACCGGTTCCGGGAAAAAACCCAGGCCAACTGGATCGCCCAGAATGAACCCGAGATCTGGGCCAAAACCCGGTATTTCCTGCTGCTGTCTGGCTATCTCAACTACCGACTCACCGGAGAATTCCGGGACTCGACCGGCAGCCAGGTGGGATACCTGCCATTCGACTATAAAAAGCATCGCTGGGCCGGCCGGCGGGATTTCAAATGGCAGACGATGCCAGTCGAGCCTTCCATGCTGCCTGAGCTGGTTGCACCCGGCGAAACACTGGGCCATTTGACCGACGAAGCCTGCAAGCACCTGGGCCTGGCAAAAAGCCTCCCAGTAATCGCCGCAGCTTCCGACAAGGCCTGTGAGATTCTCGGCTCCGGCGGGCTGACACCCGATATTGGCTGTATGAGCTATGGCACCACTGCCACCATCAACACCACCAGCCAGCGTTACGTCGAACCGATCCGGCTAATGCCGCCCTATCCGTCTGCGTTGCCCGGCCATTACTCGACGGAGGTCATGATCTACCGGGGTTTCTGGATGGTGAGCTGGTTCAAGCGGGAGTTCGGGCTGAGAGAACAGAAACTGGCCGAGGAACGAGGTATCGAGCCGGAAGCGCTGTTCGATGAACTGGTCAAGGCAGTGCCACCAGGCTCCATGGGCCTGATGCTGCAGCCCTACTGGTCACCCGGCGTACGCCAGCCGGGGCCGGAAGCGAAAGGCTCCATCATCGGGTTCGGGGACGTTCACACCCGCTCCCACATTTATCGCGCCATCCTCGAAGGTCTTGCCTACGCGCTCAGGGAAGGAAAGGAGAAAATCGAGAAGCGAAGCGGCGTGAAAATCAGGAAGTTGCGAGTGGCCGGCGGTGGCTCACAGAGCGATGCAGCGATGCAGCTTACCGCCGATGTGTTCGGGTTACCGGCCGAGAGGCCTCACACCTATGAGACCTCCGGGCTCGGCGCCGCCATTGATGCGGCTGTCGGGCTAGGGCTGCATCCGGATTTCGACACCGCCGTGGCGAATATGACCCGGGTTGGCGACGTTTTTCATCCAAACGAAGAAACCCGGGCTCTTTACCAGCGGCTGTATTCCGAGGTTTACCTGAAGATGTACCCTCAGCTTCAACCCCTGTACCGGAAAATCCGCGAGATTACCGACTATCCCCGGTAA
- the gspF gene encoding type II secretion system inner membrane protein GspF: MPAYEYKALDSRGKQKQGVVEADAPRAVRQQLRERGLTPLAVEPAAEKQTRSNPLSSRGSLAAADLALVTRQLATLIQSGIPIEQALSAAAQQSPKPRIRSMLIAIRAKVMEGYTLADSLGEFPRAFPRLYRSTVAAGEHAGHLDLVLNRLADYTENRQEARQKIQLAAIYPIILSIVAIAIVVFLLTYVVPDIIDVFLKQGQELPTLTMAMLAVSEFLADYGVYLFILLVAALMVFRFFLTKPGFRLRFHKRLLHLPLFSGMVRGVNTARYASTLSILTTSGVPLVEAMRIAGEVLSNDFLRQELRDAARKVSEGGSLHRSLDQTGYFPPMMLHMIASGEASGELDSMLERTARMQENTLQSKIAAIVGLFEPMMLLVMGVVVLIIVLAIMLPILNMSNLVG; encoded by the coding sequence ATGCCAGCATACGAATACAAGGCTCTCGATTCCCGAGGCAAGCAAAAACAAGGTGTCGTGGAAGCAGATGCGCCGAGAGCCGTTCGCCAGCAACTTCGGGAGCGAGGCCTAACGCCGCTGGCCGTCGAGCCGGCCGCCGAGAAACAGACCAGGAGCAATCCCCTGAGCAGCCGGGGTTCGCTGGCCGCGGCCGATCTGGCACTGGTTACACGCCAACTGGCAACCCTGATCCAGTCCGGCATTCCCATTGAGCAGGCGCTCTCGGCTGCTGCTCAGCAGTCACCGAAACCCAGAATACGCAGCATGCTGATCGCCATACGCGCGAAAGTCATGGAAGGCTACACCCTGGCGGACAGCCTGGGTGAGTTCCCCCGGGCATTCCCGAGGCTGTACCGGTCTACCGTTGCGGCCGGTGAGCACGCCGGCCATCTCGATCTGGTTCTGAACCGGCTGGCGGATTACACCGAAAACCGTCAGGAGGCGCGCCAGAAAATTCAGCTGGCGGCCATCTACCCCATCATTCTCAGTATCGTCGCCATTGCCATCGTCGTGTTCCTGCTGACCTACGTGGTGCCGGATATCATCGATGTGTTTCTGAAGCAGGGGCAGGAGTTGCCAACGCTGACCATGGCCATGCTTGCGGTGTCGGAATTTCTGGCGGATTACGGTGTCTATCTATTTATACTGCTGGTCGCCGCATTGATGGTGTTCCGCTTTTTCCTGACCAAGCCCGGGTTTAGACTGCGGTTTCACAAACGTCTGTTACATCTCCCCTTGTTTTCAGGGATGGTTCGTGGCGTTAACACTGCCCGCTATGCCAGCACCCTCAGCATACTGACGACCAGTGGCGTGCCGCTGGTAGAGGCAATGCGCATTGCCGGTGAGGTGTTATCCAACGATTTTCTGCGGCAGGAACTGCGGGATGCAGCCAGAAAGGTCAGCGAAGGCGGCTCATTGCACCGTTCCCTTGATCAGACCGGGTATTTTCCGCCGATGATGCTGCACATGATCGCCAGCGGGGAGGCCAGTGGTGAGCTGGACAGCATGCTGGAACGAACCGCGCGCATGCAGGAAAACACCCTTCAATCAAAGATCGCTGCGATTGTGGGGCTGTTCGAGCCGATGATGCTACTGGTGATGGGCGTGGTGGTGCTGATCATCGTGCTGGCCATCATGCTGCCGATACTGAATATGAGTAATCTCGTGGGATGA
- the gspE gene encoding type II secretion system ATPase GspE — protein MTTDTELQPQDAPLGRLPFTFAKRNGVILTRSDSGEPVILVRPGASHSALAEANRISGGRARFATIDPDRFDQALNSAYQNDSAEAMQMVEGIGDDMDLASLADSVPETEDLLEQEDDAPIIRLINAILTEAVKTSASDVHIETYEKRLVVRFRVDGVLREVVEPKRALAPLLVSRIKVMAKLDIAEKRVPQDGRIALRVAGREVDIRVSTMPSSSGERVVLRLLDKQAGAIRLESLGMAGQDLKVLRKLIYRPYGILLVTGPTGSGKSTTLYASLQEINDRSRNILTVEDPIEYNLPGIGQTQVNTKVAMTFARGLRAILRQDPDVVMIGEIRDLETAEIAVQASLTGHLVLSTLHTNTAVGAITRLMDMGIEPFLISSSLVGIVAQRLVRVLCKECREPYTPTEEHCEFLQQDPANPPTIYRATGCSHCNQLGYRGRIGIYEVVEISEEISSLIHKRAGELDLEKVARQHGPSIHADGVQKILDGVTTVEEVLRVTHRGQ, from the coding sequence TTGACCACAGACACTGAACTTCAGCCGCAGGATGCTCCGCTGGGCCGTCTTCCGTTTACTTTTGCCAAGCGCAACGGAGTAATCCTGACCCGTTCGGACTCCGGCGAGCCCGTTATTCTGGTGCGGCCCGGTGCGTCCCATTCTGCGCTGGCGGAAGCGAACCGTATCAGTGGCGGTCGTGCCCGTTTTGCCACCATTGATCCGGACCGTTTCGACCAGGCCCTGAATTCCGCCTATCAGAACGACTCTGCGGAAGCGATGCAGATGGTGGAGGGCATCGGCGATGACATGGACCTGGCCTCCCTCGCTGACTCCGTGCCGGAAACCGAGGATCTGCTGGAGCAGGAAGACGATGCTCCAATCATCCGTCTGATCAATGCCATTCTCACTGAAGCAGTGAAAACCAGCGCCTCGGACGTTCACATTGAAACCTATGAAAAGCGCCTTGTGGTTCGCTTCCGGGTGGATGGTGTGTTGCGCGAAGTGGTAGAGCCCAAGCGCGCACTGGCCCCGCTGCTGGTGTCCCGGATCAAGGTCATGGCGAAGCTGGATATTGCCGAGAAGCGGGTGCCCCAGGATGGCCGTATTGCGCTGAGGGTCGCTGGTCGGGAAGTTGATATTCGTGTGTCGACCATGCCGTCTTCAAGCGGTGAACGCGTGGTTCTGCGTTTGCTCGACAAACAGGCAGGTGCCATACGGCTGGAATCCCTGGGCATGGCGGGGCAGGACCTGAAGGTTCTGCGCAAGCTGATTTACCGGCCTTATGGCATTTTGCTGGTCACTGGCCCGACGGGTTCCGGTAAGTCCACCACGCTCTATGCCTCGCTCCAGGAAATTAACGACCGTAGCCGCAACATCCTGACTGTTGAAGACCCCATCGAGTATAACCTGCCCGGCATCGGCCAGACCCAGGTGAATACCAAGGTGGCCATGACCTTTGCCCGGGGTCTTCGTGCCATTCTGCGTCAGGACCCAGACGTGGTTATGATCGGTGAGATCCGGGATCTGGAAACGGCAGAAATTGCCGTACAGGCGAGTCTGACGGGCCACCTGGTCCTCTCCACGTTGCACACCAACACTGCCGTTGGCGCGATTACCCGGCTTATGGATATGGGTATTGAGCCCTTCCTGATTTCATCAAGCCTGGTGGGCATTGTTGCCCAACGGCTGGTTCGGGTTCTGTGCAAGGAATGCCGGGAGCCGTATACACCTACAGAAGAGCACTGCGAGTTTCTGCAGCAGGATCCCGCCAACCCGCCCACCATTTACCGGGCAACCGGCTGTAGCCATTGCAACCAGCTCGGTTACCGTGGGCGTATTGGTATCTATGAGGTGGTGGAGATCTCCGAGGAAATCAGTTCTCTGATCCACAAACGTGCCGGTGAGCTGGACCTGGAAAAGGTGGCTCGCCAGCATGGGCCCAGTATTCACGCAGACGGCGTGCAGAAAATCCTGGATGGTGTGACCACGGTGGAAGAAGTACTCCGCGTTACGCACCGGGGTCAGTAA
- a CDS encoding FAD-binding oxidoreductase: MRRWNGWGDEGFNLAMPEQGQDFLASRIGSGRPLADATLDSVCAKVPETRLTRPADLVSLIDTGPEARVRHARGQSLADWLAMRSGEFGVFPDGVAYPTTSEEVQTLLSWAAEQHIHLIPYGGGTSVAGHINPVDKGQPVLTVDMSRMNRLIDLDTDSQIATFGAGTPGPLVESQLRAHGYTLGHFPQSFELSTVGGWVASRSSGQQSLRYGRIEQLFAGGRVETLQGTLNLPTIPASSAGPDIREMILGSEGRIGLITEVKVRVTPLPEHESFHVVFFPDWESARTASRLLVQTRTQLSMLRLSNAVETETQLALAGHPRLIGMLERFLSLRGAGEGKCMMTFGITGSRLQTRNALKEARSICKAQNGVYTGTRLGDKWAAKRFTMPYLREALWQMGYAVDTLETATDWDNVDNLLGLIETSLRDGLKDQNENTHVFTHLSHFYSQGCSIYTTYVFRVGDSYEETLARWQTLKTSTSELIVNNRGTISHQHGVGKDHAPYLPVEKGELGMLAIRSLCSTFDPDAILNPETLVK; the protein is encoded by the coding sequence ATGCGACGCTGGAACGGCTGGGGCGACGAGGGATTCAATCTGGCAATGCCGGAACAGGGCCAGGACTTTCTGGCATCACGCATCGGTAGTGGCCGGCCTCTGGCGGACGCGACCCTGGATTCTGTTTGCGCCAAAGTACCGGAAACCCGCCTTACCCGGCCGGCAGACCTGGTATCACTGATCGATACAGGCCCGGAAGCACGAGTGCGGCATGCCCGCGGCCAGAGTCTTGCGGACTGGCTGGCCATGCGCAGCGGCGAGTTTGGTGTGTTCCCCGATGGCGTGGCCTACCCTACCACCAGCGAAGAGGTTCAAACCCTGCTCTCCTGGGCCGCGGAACAACACATTCACCTGATTCCCTACGGTGGCGGCACCAGTGTGGCCGGGCACATAAATCCGGTGGATAAAGGCCAGCCAGTACTGACTGTGGACATGAGCCGGATGAATCGCCTGATCGACCTGGACACGGACAGCCAGATCGCGACGTTTGGTGCGGGAACACCCGGGCCACTCGTTGAGTCCCAACTCCGGGCCCATGGCTACACGCTGGGGCATTTCCCCCAGTCTTTCGAGCTTTCCACCGTCGGCGGCTGGGTAGCCTCCCGATCCAGTGGCCAGCAATCCCTGCGCTATGGCCGTATTGAACAACTCTTTGCCGGTGGCCGCGTCGAAACCCTGCAAGGCACCCTTAACCTGCCCACAATACCGGCCTCCAGCGCAGGTCCGGATATCCGTGAGATGATTCTGGGCTCGGAGGGCCGCATTGGGCTGATTACCGAGGTGAAGGTGCGGGTTACTCCGCTGCCCGAACACGAGAGCTTTCATGTGGTCTTTTTTCCGGATTGGGAGAGTGCCCGCACGGCCAGCCGCCTGCTGGTGCAGACCCGAACCCAGTTATCCATGCTCAGGCTCAGCAATGCCGTAGAGACCGAGACCCAGCTCGCGCTGGCCGGCCACCCCCGGCTTATCGGCATGCTCGAGCGTTTCCTGTCGCTGAGGGGCGCTGGTGAGGGCAAATGCATGATGACCTTCGGGATCACCGGCTCCCGACTGCAGACCCGAAACGCCCTGAAAGAGGCCCGAAGCATCTGCAAGGCCCAAAACGGCGTCTATACCGGCACGCGGCTCGGCGACAAATGGGCGGCCAAGCGTTTTACCATGCCCTATCTGAGAGAGGCCCTCTGGCAGATGGGCTATGCTGTCGACACTCTGGAAACGGCCACTGACTGGGACAACGTCGACAATCTGCTGGGTCTGATCGAGACCAGCCTGCGTGACGGGCTGAAAGACCAGAACGAGAACACCCATGTGTTCACCCACCTCTCCCACTTCTACAGCCAGGGCTGCAGCATCTACACCACCTACGTGTTCCGGGTGGGCGACAGCTACGAGGAAACACTCGCGCGCTGGCAAACGCTCAAAACCAGCACCTCTGAACTGATCGTGAACAACCGCGGCACCATCAGCCATCAACACGGTGTCGGTAAGGATCACGCCCCTTATCTGCCGGTGGAAAAAGGCGAACTGGGCATGTTGGCTATACGTTCCCTGTGCAGCACCTTTGACCCGGACGCGATCCTGAACCCGGAAACACTGGTCAAATGA
- the gspG gene encoding type II secretion system major pseudopilin GspG has translation MTTKNLNSHNRNRGFTLIEIMVVMVILGLLVAIVAPNIMGRSDQAKVTVAETQLSNIANALDLYRLDNSHYPSTQQGLEALVSKPSGSPEPKNWNSDGYLKSVPEDPWGSEYQYVSPGTEGPYDLYSYGSDGQEGGDGDAADISVWDTEG, from the coding sequence ATGACGACCAAAAACCTCAATTCACACAACCGTAACCGCGGCTTTACCCTGATTGAAATCATGGTGGTGATGGTGATCCTGGGCCTGCTGGTGGCCATCGTGGCTCCAAACATCATGGGTCGGAGTGACCAGGCCAAGGTCACCGTGGCGGAAACCCAGCTGAGCAACATTGCAAATGCGCTGGACCTTTATCGCCTGGATAACAGCCATTATCCCTCCACCCAGCAGGGTCTTGAGGCGCTGGTTTCCAAGCCAAGTGGCAGCCCGGAGCCCAAGAACTGGAATTCCGACGGTTACCTGAAGAGCGTGCCGGAGGATCCCTGGGGTTCTGAATACCAGTACGTAAGCCCGGGTACCGAAGGTCCCTACGATCTGTATTCCTACGGCTCTGACGGCCAGGAAGGTGGCGACGGAGACGCTGCCGATATCAGCGTCTGGGACACCGAGGGCTAA
- a CDS encoding glycerol-3-phosphate dehydrogenase/oxidase, with translation MTRSEILNALRSGTNEFDVVVVGGGITGAGVAREAAGSGLRTLLVEQKDFSWGTSSRSSKMVHGGLRYLGSGHYGLTRDAVRERERLMAEAPGLIEPLRFIMPHFKGQFPGPRLFQTLLRVYDLIARNQSRHFLTPAESMLWVPGLTSENLAGASGFTDAVTDDSRLVLRLIAEARRDGAMCLNYTRADEIKRSNGDVSGLLIQAEENDTPIEVFAPLVINATGAWADRLQSSKTSEDAMHIRPLRGSHLVLPWSSLPVSCSVSLFHPEDGRPVFAFPWLGTTVLGTTDIDHEGSLDQEPVISESETAYLLEIASRLFPGSPITRNDILSTWAGVRPVVTDGTGKSPSKENREHALRVDRGLVSIAGGKLTTFRVIAREALVQGLGEGSSEVLRPASKPVFQRTDHPSRPATISYQCWQRLQGFYGPELDQMLASGPLEPVTPNRATDLLWAELCWACRREDVQHLDDLLLRRTRLGMVLPNAGEALLPEIRNHCQPLLGWADQRWEEEQARYLSTYHNAYSLPPQEASDAS, from the coding sequence ATGACCCGGAGTGAAATCCTCAATGCGCTGCGTTCAGGGACCAACGAATTTGATGTGGTGGTGGTCGGCGGCGGAATTACCGGCGCCGGCGTGGCACGGGAAGCAGCAGGCAGCGGGCTGCGCACGCTTCTGGTAGAACAGAAGGACTTTTCCTGGGGTACCTCCAGCCGGTCCTCGAAGATGGTGCACGGTGGCCTCCGGTACCTGGGCAGCGGGCATTACGGTCTGACCCGGGACGCCGTGCGCGAGCGGGAACGGTTAATGGCGGAAGCACCGGGGTTAATTGAGCCCCTGCGCTTCATCATGCCGCACTTCAAAGGCCAGTTCCCCGGACCGCGCCTGTTCCAGACACTGCTTCGGGTTTACGACTTGATTGCCCGCAACCAAAGCCGCCACTTTCTGACCCCGGCCGAATCCATGCTCTGGGTGCCGGGCCTGACGAGCGAAAACCTCGCTGGCGCCAGCGGTTTTACCGATGCAGTCACCGACGACTCGCGCCTGGTCCTGCGCCTGATTGCCGAAGCCCGGCGGGACGGCGCCATGTGCCTGAATTACACACGAGCCGATGAAATAAAGCGCAGCAACGGCGATGTATCCGGCTTGCTGATTCAGGCCGAGGAAAACGATACGCCCATTGAGGTCTTCGCGCCCCTGGTCATCAATGCCACCGGTGCCTGGGCAGATCGGCTGCAGTCCAGCAAGACCTCTGAAGACGCCATGCACATCCGACCCCTGCGTGGCAGCCATCTCGTGCTGCCCTGGTCCAGCCTGCCGGTGTCCTGTTCGGTTTCCCTGTTTCATCCGGAAGATGGCCGCCCGGTGTTTGCCTTCCCATGGCTGGGCACCACCGTTCTCGGCACCACCGACATCGACCATGAGGGCAGCCTGGATCAGGAGCCGGTGATTTCTGAATCCGAGACCGCCTACCTGCTTGAGATCGCCTCACGATTGTTTCCGGGCAGCCCCATTACGCGAAACGATATCCTTTCGACCTGGGCCGGTGTAAGGCCGGTGGTAACCGATGGCACGGGTAAGTCACCGTCCAAGGAGAACCGGGAACACGCACTTCGAGTGGATCGGGGGCTGGTCAGCATTGCCGGCGGCAAGCTCACCACCTTCCGGGTCATCGCCCGCGAGGCGCTGGTCCAGGGGCTTGGGGAAGGCTCCAGCGAAGTTCTGCGGCCCGCATCCAAACCGGTGTTTCAGCGCACAGATCACCCCTCAAGGCCAGCCACCATTAGCTACCAGTGCTGGCAGCGACTGCAGGGGTTCTATGGCCCCGAGCTTGATCAAATGCTTGCTTCGGGCCCACTGGAGCCTGTCACTCCGAATCGGGCTACCGACCTGCTCTGGGCGGAGCTTTGCTGGGCGTGCCGGAGAGAAGATGTGCAGCATCTGGATGACCTGCTTCTGCGCCGAACGCGGTTAGGTATGGTGCTACCGAATGCCGGCGAAGCTCTTCTACCGGAGATTCGTAACCACTGCCAGCCCCTGCTTGGCTGGGCTGACCAGCGGTGGGAGGAGGAACAGGCCCGCTACCTGTCGACCTATCACAATGCCTATTCGCTGCCACCTCAGGAGGCCTCCGATGCCAGCTGA
- a CDS encoding type II secretion system protein N has protein sequence MLLNNERFPLILALVAGAAMVALTAWQGYRFWQMEGQQGQYDNVQPLVSDPAAGREPPSVDLSSLELFGAASGESEPVEMDTENLPETNLRLFLRGVLAADGDFPGSALIEDDKSKTEAYLVGDELPGNATLRSVHPNRVIIERSGKLENLYFPESEDRSGISFTADQQAEPSPAVQQAASPSPSRAPASATSDEQRREEIRRRLEQLRERLRNNN, from the coding sequence ATGCTCCTAAACAATGAACGGTTTCCCCTGATTCTCGCGCTCGTGGCAGGGGCGGCCATGGTCGCCCTGACAGCCTGGCAGGGTTACCGTTTCTGGCAAATGGAAGGCCAGCAGGGACAGTACGATAACGTGCAGCCACTGGTCTCCGACCCGGCCGCCGGTCGCGAGCCACCCAGCGTGGACCTTTCCTCCCTGGAATTGTTCGGAGCTGCATCCGGCGAAAGCGAGCCGGTAGAAATGGATACCGAGAATCTCCCTGAAACCAACCTCCGACTGTTCCTTCGGGGCGTACTGGCCGCGGATGGTGATTTCCCGGGCAGCGCGCTGATCGAAGATGACAAAAGTAAAACCGAAGCCTACCTGGTGGGTGACGAACTGCCCGGCAATGCCACACTGCGCTCGGTACATCCGAACCGGGTGATCATTGAACGCTCCGGCAAACTCGAAAACCTCTACTTCCCGGAATCCGAAGACCGCAGCGGCATATCCTTCACGGCCGACCAGCAGGCAGAGCCTTCGCCCGCCGTCCAGCAGGCTGCATCCCCCTCACCCTCGAGAGCGCCCGCTTCTGCCACCAGCGATGAGCAGCGCCGGGAGGAAATCCGCCGGCGCCTTGAGCAGCTCAGGGAACGCCTACGGAACAATAACTGA
- the gspI gene encoding type II secretion system minor pseudopilin GspI, with amino-acid sequence MRTQKGFTLIEVLIALLVFGLIATAAAEVGSQYISSYERVRDKTLASWLADNRINEIRLQENIPGISENSKDTDFGPYRWRVTTAILATAEAKMRRVEVTVARYREEGAAPDPIHTLSAFVGAQ; translated from the coding sequence GTGAGGACGCAGAAAGGGTTTACCCTGATCGAAGTACTTATTGCCCTGCTTGTGTTCGGCCTGATTGCAACGGCTGCGGCTGAAGTTGGGAGCCAGTACATTTCCAGTTACGAACGGGTTCGGGACAAAACCCTGGCGAGCTGGTTGGCAGATAACCGAATTAACGAAATTCGACTGCAGGAAAACATCCCGGGTATCTCCGAGAACTCCAAGGATACCGACTTCGGGCCGTATCGTTGGCGGGTGACCACCGCGATTCTTGCAACCGCCGAGGCGAAGATGCGTCGTGTGGAGGTCACGGTTGCCCGTTATCGCGAGGAAGGCGCGGCGCCGGATCCGATCCATACCCTGTCGGCGTTCGTGGGGGCACAATGA
- a CDS encoding transglutaminase-like cysteine peptidase, with the protein METAALQIRRRSTLLPALLLVVSLVSAFELGSRLMNYVQEEFGTEAHQRLENWQRLHALAANAPIDRQLRLVNSFFNRVTFVSDIRHWGEEDYWATPVELLTTNGGDCEDFSIAKYLTLKSMGVPDDQLRIVYVKALELNQAHMVLAWYPEPDADPLILDNLINDIKPASQRTDLEPVYSFNGEGLWLNQSGGARTRIGEAGKLSRWQDLNSRLTESLRP; encoded by the coding sequence ATGGAAACGGCCGCCCTTCAGATACGCCGCCGTTCCACGCTTCTGCCTGCATTATTGCTCGTGGTCTCTCTTGTGAGTGCCTTCGAGCTGGGCTCCCGTCTGATGAACTATGTTCAGGAAGAATTCGGAACCGAAGCCCACCAGCGCCTTGAAAACTGGCAGCGCCTGCATGCTCTTGCCGCAAACGCCCCCATCGACCGGCAGCTCCGGCTGGTAAACTCCTTCTTCAATCGAGTCACGTTTGTCAGCGATATCCGCCACTGGGGCGAGGAAGACTACTGGGCAACCCCGGTAGAACTGCTGACCACCAACGGTGGTGACTGTGAGGATTTCTCAATTGCCAAATACCTGACCCTCAAGTCCATGGGCGTGCCCGATGATCAGCTCCGGATCGTGTATGTCAAAGCGCTGGAACTGAACCAGGCCCACATGGTGCTGGCGTGGTACCCGGAGCCAGACGCCGATCCGTTGATTCTGGACAACCTGATAAATGACATTAAACCTGCATCTCAACGTACTGATCTTGAACCCGTTTACAGCTTCAACGGTGAAGGCCTCTGGCTGAACCAGTCCGGCGGAGCGCGCACCCGGATCGGCGAAGCGGGCAAACTCTCACGGTGGCAGGACCTGAACAGCCGGCTGACGGAATCGCTCCGACCCTGA